One genomic segment of Alicycliphilus denitrificans K601 includes these proteins:
- a CDS encoding enoyl-CoA hydratase, giving the protein MAFDTLEIENHGAVRRILLAREAQRNAQSQQMLDELMTALDDARHDDGVHAVVIGGKGAHFSAGHDLKQAQAERSSFTVEERWAYEELRYFDYSLRIWDFPKPTIAQVQGACVAGGFMIANMCDLVVAGESAYFSDPVGHTLGAAATEVLIHPWVMGARKAKELLFTGGRLSASEAHAIGMVNRVVSDAGLGESTLALAQQIAKAPPFGLRLIKRSINRTLDAQGLRTALAAHFDTHQLSHLSEGFLTARDRGLANAIQKNREASA; this is encoded by the coding sequence ATGGCGTTTGACACCCTCGAAATAGAAAACCACGGCGCGGTGCGCCGCATCCTGCTGGCGCGCGAGGCCCAGCGCAATGCCCAAAGCCAGCAGATGCTCGACGAGCTGATGACCGCTCTGGACGACGCCCGGCATGACGACGGCGTACATGCCGTAGTGATCGGCGGCAAGGGCGCGCATTTCTCGGCCGGGCACGACCTCAAGCAGGCCCAGGCCGAACGCTCCAGCTTTACGGTGGAGGAGCGCTGGGCCTACGAGGAGCTGCGCTACTTCGACTACTCGCTGCGCATATGGGACTTTCCCAAGCCCACCATCGCCCAGGTGCAGGGCGCCTGCGTGGCCGGCGGTTTCATGATCGCCAACATGTGCGACCTGGTGGTGGCCGGCGAGTCGGCGTATTTTTCCGACCCCGTGGGCCACACGCTGGGTGCGGCGGCCACCGAGGTACTGATCCACCCCTGGGTGATGGGCGCGCGCAAGGCCAAGGAACTGCTGTTCACGGGCGGCAGGCTCAGTGCCAGCGAGGCGCACGCCATCGGCATGGTCAACCGCGTGGTGAGCGATGCCGGGCTGGGCGAGTCCACGCTGGCCCTCGCGCAGCAGATCGCCAAGGCGCCGCCTTTCGGCCTGCGGCTGATCAAGCGATCGATCAACCGTACGCTGGACGCCCAGGGCCTGCGCACGGCACTGGCCGCGCATTTCGACACGCACCAGCTGTCGCACCTGAGCGAGGGTTTTCTGACGGCGCGCGACCGGGGCCTGGCCAACGCGATCCAGAAGAACCGGGAAGCATCCGCCTGA
- a CDS encoding IclR family transcriptional regulator, whose product MDTPQGTAGAQSLRRALQLLRLLAQHQEDGIRLTEVMAASGLERSTAHRLLSCLVEEQFAERDPGSKAYRLGLDAMQLGFASMRRVPLVDHCRPLMQRLARMSGDTVFLVIRQGDYCLCLHREEGHFPVKVFTTDVGGRRLLGLGAGGLALMAQLSDAEVERIFDRHVEEYTQACFTRERLQQAVRRTRAAGYADIVDTLTVGVSGVGATFAASTGTLAAISFGAITPRLPPERKREMARLLMDQLVSNQAGGA is encoded by the coding sequence ATGGATACACCACAGGGAACCGCCGGCGCGCAGAGCCTGCGCCGGGCATTGCAGCTGCTGCGCCTGCTGGCGCAGCACCAGGAGGACGGCATCCGCCTCACCGAGGTCATGGCCGCCTCTGGCCTGGAGCGCTCCACGGCCCACCGCCTTCTGTCCTGCCTGGTGGAGGAGCAGTTCGCCGAGCGCGACCCCGGGAGCAAGGCCTACCGCCTGGGCCTGGACGCGATGCAGCTGGGCTTCGCCTCGATGCGGCGCGTGCCGCTGGTGGACCACTGCCGCCCGCTCATGCAGCGGCTGGCGCGCATGTCGGGCGACACGGTATTCCTCGTGATACGCCAGGGCGACTACTGCCTGTGCCTGCACCGCGAGGAAGGGCATTTCCCGGTCAAGGTGTTCACCACCGACGTGGGCGGGCGCCGGCTGCTGGGTTTGGGCGCGGGCGGGCTGGCGCTGATGGCGCAGCTCTCCGACGCCGAGGTGGAGCGCATCTTCGACCGCCACGTGGAGGAATACACCCAGGCTTGCTTCACGCGCGAGCGCCTGCAACAGGCCGTGCGGCGTACGCGCGCCGCCGGCTACGCCGACATCGTGGACACGCTCACCGTCGGCGTATCAGGCGTGGGCGCCACGTTCGCGGCGTCGACCGGCACGCTGGCTGCCATCAGCTTCGGCGCCATCACGCCCCGCCTGCCACCCGAGCGCAAGCGGGAGATGGCGCGGCTCCTCATGGACCAGCTGGTGTCGAACCAGGCCGGCGGCGCCTGA
- a CDS encoding acyloxyacyl hydrolase — translation MQPLVSPGLLCLSGAGRHGRRPLLSATAACLLCAIPPAFAQQAAHSPSVYLQASRAQHGTDAVTLGATLPFGTWSMPLWGGELRGHWDMYLSRWSFDGIAGHDSTLVLGVKPTLRLRPDQGRSAWFWEAGVGGTLANHRYRTAEREFSTRFNFASYLGVGINLGARRQHELLLSVEHLSNASIKKPNPGLNFVHLRYALHF, via the coding sequence ATGCAACCTCTCGTCTCCCCTGGTCTCCTTTGCTTATCCGGCGCAGGCAGGCACGGCCGCCGCCCTCTTCTCTCGGCCACGGCCGCCTGCCTGCTTTGCGCCATTCCCCCCGCCTTCGCGCAGCAGGCTGCGCATTCCCCGTCGGTCTACCTGCAGGCCAGCCGCGCGCAGCACGGCACCGACGCCGTCACGCTCGGCGCCACCCTGCCCTTCGGCACATGGAGCATGCCGCTGTGGGGCGGCGAGCTGCGCGGGCATTGGGACATGTACCTGAGCCGCTGGTCCTTCGACGGCATCGCCGGCCACGACAGCACCCTGGTGTTGGGCGTCAAGCCCACGCTGCGCCTGCGCCCGGACCAGGGCCGCTCCGCGTGGTTCTGGGAGGCCGGCGTGGGCGGCACCCTGGCCAACCATCGCTACCGCACGGCGGAGCGCGAGTTCAGCACGCGCTTCAACTTCGCCTCCTACCTGGGCGTGGGCATCAACCTCGGCGCGCGGCGCCAGCACGAGCTGCTGCTGAGCGTGGAGCATCTCTCCAACGCCAGCATCAAGAAACCCAACCCCGGGCTGAACTTCGTGCACCTGCGCTACGCGCTGCACTTCTGA
- a CDS encoding Spy/CpxP family protein refolding chaperone has translation MTRFKITQRLACTALAAALAGMAIPSMAQPAPGAGPTAEQAQRQGPRAMTPEQRQQFMLQRAEAFKQKLQLTPAQEPAWNTFMQSMRPDAGSRKAWLEMKDMDKLTIPERIDRMRAIRAQRAAEMDRRGDAVKAFYATLTPAQQKTFDAEGTRMYGRRGAQWDRHMGDHKGDWRGPRNGMHRHGPGPMPAPGAPAAQ, from the coding sequence ATGACCCGTTTCAAGATCACCCAGCGCCTGGCCTGCACCGCCCTGGCGGCCGCGTTGGCCGGCATGGCCATCCCGTCCATGGCCCAACCCGCGCCAGGCGCCGGCCCCACCGCGGAACAGGCGCAGCGCCAGGGTCCGCGCGCCATGACACCCGAGCAGCGCCAGCAGTTCATGCTCCAGCGCGCCGAGGCCTTCAAGCAGAAGCTGCAGCTCACGCCCGCGCAGGAGCCGGCCTGGAACACCTTCATGCAGTCCATGCGGCCGGACGCCGGATCGCGCAAGGCCTGGTTGGAAATGAAGGACATGGACAAGCTCACCATCCCCGAGCGCATCGACCGCATGCGGGCCATCCGCGCGCAGCGCGCGGCCGAGATGGACCGCCGCGGCGACGCGGTGAAGGCCTTCTACGCCACGCTGACGCCGGCCCAGCAAAAGACCTTCGACGCCGAGGGCACGCGCATGTATGGCCGGCGCGGCGCCCAATGGGACAGGCACATGGGCGATCACAAGGGCGACTGGCGTGGCCCCAGGAACGGCATGCACCGCCATGGCCCGGGCCCCATGCCGGCACCCGGCGCGCCCGCGGCGCAATGA
- a CDS encoding recombination-associated protein RdgC has product MFKNIIVYRIAPEWHAELTQLEEALAKAPFQECGATQEKSSGWVPPRGEAHGLLAESVGGQWILRFMTESKMLPGTVLARKVKEKAAQIEQQTGRKPGKKETRELKDEAKLDLLPMAFTKQGSTWLWVDCEARLLVLDTGAQGRADEVVTALVEALPGLSVALVDTQTSPQAAMAHWLKEQEPPAGFSIDRECELKAADESKAVVRYARHPLDIEEVQAHIQAGKLPTKLAMTWDDRVSFVLTEGLQLKKLAFLDTVFEGQPQDDGGFDADVAIATGELSKLIPDLIEALGGEGRTELGSPAQPPQDDGGAPF; this is encoded by the coding sequence GTGTTCAAGAACATCATCGTGTACCGCATCGCCCCCGAGTGGCATGCAGAGCTGACCCAGCTGGAGGAGGCTCTGGCCAAGGCACCGTTCCAAGAATGCGGCGCGACGCAGGAAAAGTCCAGCGGCTGGGTGCCGCCGCGCGGCGAGGCCCATGGCCTGCTAGCCGAGAGTGTGGGCGGGCAGTGGATCCTGCGCTTCATGACCGAGTCCAAGATGCTGCCGGGCACGGTGCTGGCGCGCAAGGTCAAGGAGAAGGCCGCGCAGATCGAGCAGCAAACCGGCCGCAAGCCCGGCAAGAAGGAAACGCGCGAACTGAAGGACGAGGCCAAGCTCGACCTGCTGCCCATGGCCTTCACCAAGCAGGGATCGACCTGGTTGTGGGTGGACTGCGAGGCGCGGCTGCTGGTGCTGGACACGGGCGCCCAGGGCCGTGCCGACGAGGTCGTCACGGCCCTGGTCGAGGCGCTGCCGGGCCTGTCGGTCGCGCTCGTCGATACGCAAACCAGCCCGCAGGCCGCCATGGCCCACTGGCTCAAGGAGCAGGAGCCGCCCGCGGGCTTCTCCATCGACCGCGAATGCGAGCTCAAGGCCGCGGACGAGAGCAAGGCCGTGGTGCGCTACGCGCGCCACCCGCTGGACATCGAGGAAGTGCAGGCCCACATCCAGGCCGGCAAGCTGCCCACCAAGCTGGCCATGACCTGGGACGACCGCGTGAGCTTCGTGCTCACCGAGGGGCTGCAGCTCAAGAAGTTGGCCTTCCTGGACACGGTGTTCGAGGGCCAGCCGCAGGACGATGGCGGCTTCGACGCCGACGTGGCCATCGCCACGGGTGAGCTCTCCAAGCTCATCCCCGACCTGATCGAAGCGCTGGGCGGGGAAGGGCGCACCGAGCTGGGCTCACCCGCACAGCCCCCGCAGGACGACGGCGGCGCGCCTTTCTAG